The genome window TGGGGGCAGGTACGGCCCAGCACGGCGACGTTGCCGTCGACCCGGTAGTACCAGCCGCCGTAGCAGCGGGCGACCTGCAGCTTGCCGCGCAGCGTGATGGGGCGACCGGCCCGCACGGGCTCGGGCGCGGCGTCGAAGCCGACGATCCGGGTGGGCTTCGGCGCGACCGGCGGCTTGGGCACCACGCGGTCGCGCTTGACGGTCAGGTACCGCACCGCGGTCTGCCGCTTTCCGTCGGCGCCGGTGACCACGACGCTGACGCGCCAGGTCCCGGCGTCCCGCCAGGTGAAGGTCCACGAGGTGGAGAAGGTGACCGGCCCGTGCGAGTGGAACGGGGCCAGCCGCTTCCCGGGCCGCCCGTCTCCGCGGCGGGCGCCCTTGGGGCCGCTGAGCTCGAAGGCCACGCTCTTGGCGCCGAGCGCGGTCACCTTGGCGGTGACCGAGGCCGAGCCGAACCCCTTGACCACGACCGGGTTCGGGGTGACCTCGAAGCTCAGGATCCTCGGAGCGGACGGGTGCCCGTGCCGCGCGGTCTTCGCGGGCGCGGGTTCACCGCCGTCCGCGTAGGCCGGCGCGGTGGCCGCCAGCGCTGTCGCGCCGACGGCGACCGCCACCATCGTGGTAGCGATCCGCTTCACCATTACGACTTTCCTCTCCCCGTAAGGGACGTGGCGTCCCCCTGTTTCGTACGCCACCGGATAGACGACCCGATGACGGGGAAAGTTGCCGTGCGGATCCCGAAAAGCGGTTACAAATTGATAACATTACTTATTTCATAATTGATGAACTTTATGACCTAATATGCACGTTCATCCGCGTTCATAGCTGTTTCGTGCCGCTGACAGATCGGGCATGGTGGTCATCTCCGGGATATTCCACCCGCCATTCCTGGACGCCCTCGCGCGGGACCTTCGCGCTGAACCAGCCGTCCTTCCCGGTCGTGGCGGACCCGGCCGTCCGCCAGGAGCGCGCCCCCTTCGGCCGGTGGCGGATGAGGACCCGCTGCCCGGCGAAGGGCCGGTAGGCCACCCGGCCCGCCGGATCCACCCGCAGCAGCGTTCCGGTGACCCGGACGCGGCCGCCCGCGCGCGCCACCGTGACCCCCGAGAGCTCGGTCGCCCGCCGCAACCGGAACTCGGCCTGGGCGGTGGTCTCGGCGCCGCGGGCGTTCCGCGCGGTGACCGTGACCGTCCACGGGCCGCTCGGATACCGGCGGGACAGCCGCTTCTCCGGCAGGAAGCGCCAGGTCTCCCAACCGGCGTCGGCCGCGGCGGTCCGCAGGCCCCGCGCCCGCCAGGAGGGCACGGCGCCGCTGCGCCACGCGAACAGCGGGGCGATCCGGTCGAAGGCGGTGGTGACCTGCTGGACCGGGACGGGCACCGGCGCGTCGCCGGCCTCCTGGCCGGTGGCCGCCTCATCGGCGTCCGGGGCTCCGGCCGCCGGAGGACGTGCCTGGGCGCCGCCCGGTTCCCCGTCCGGCCGGCCCGGCTCGAGCTCGGCGCTGACCTCGGTCGCGCCCCGCACCACCACGTCGACGACGATCGCGACCGAGTCCTTCGGGCCGACCACCGGGTCGGATGGGCTGATCTCGATCGACTTGATCACCGGACCGCGCGCCGCGGCCGCCGTGCCCTCGGCCAGCGCCGGCGGCACGGCGGCCTGGCCGGCCGCGAGCGGCAGGGCCGCGGCCAGCGTGACGAGCGAAGATCTCCTCATGTCCCCGAGACCGTAGGCGGCGCGGCGGGAGCGCCTCCGCCCTGACACGCCCAGGCCGGGCAAAACGTTCGCAAGCGGCCGATCAGGCGCCGCCGTACAGATCGTCGATCACGTCGGCGTACTTGGCGTGGATCCGGCGGCGCTTGAGCTTCAAGGTCGGGGTGAGCTCCCCGCTGTCCGGCGTCCACTCGTCCGGCAGGAGCCGCCACCGCTTCACCTGCTGGACCCGGGCGAGCCTCCGGTTGGCGGCCTCGACCCCGGCCTCCACCTCCTTGAGCACGTCGGGATGGGTGGCGAGCTCGGCGAGCGAGCCGAAGGAGATGCCGCGCGCCCGCGCCCACTCCGGCGCGACCTCCGGGTCGAGGGTGAGGAGCGCGATCGGGTACGGCCGGCCCTCACCGTAGGCGAGCGCCTGGCCGATCAGCGGGTGCTCCTTGAGGTGGTTCTCGATGTTGGCCGGGGAGATGTTCTCCCCGCCCGAGGTGATGAAGAGCTCCTTCTTCCGGTCGATGATCCGGAGGAACCCGTCCTCGTCCATGGTCCCGACGTCGCCGGTGTGCAGCCAGCCGTCGGCGTCGAGCAGCTCCGCGGTGGCCTCGGGGCGGTTGAGGTAGCCGCGGGTGTTGAGCGGGCTGCGGGTGAGGATCTCCCCGTCCTCGGCGATCCTGACCTCGACGCCCGGCTCGGCCCGGCCGACCGTGCCGAGCTTGTAGGCCGTGGGGGTGTTCGAGGTGATGGCGCCGGTCGTCTCGGTCATGCCGTACACGTCGAGGATCTTGAGCCCGAGGCCGGCGAAGAACCGCTGCACGTCCTGGGGCATGGGCGCGGCCGCGGTGGCGAGCCAGCCGGCCCGGTCGAGCCCGATGAGGCTCCGGATGCCGGAGAGCACCGCGGCGTCGGCCTGCCCGTAGGCGGCGCGCACCTCGGGCGTGACGGTCCGGCCGTACTGGCCGGCCTCGATGAACGCCAGGCCGGCGGCCATCGCCTGGGCCACCTTCTCCCGCTGCTCGGCGGGCTGCAGGGTGAGCAGGGCGCGGAGCTTGGAGGCGATCTTCTCCCAGACCCGGGGGACCCCGAAGAACATCACCGGCCGGACCTCGCCGAGCACCGCGGCGAGCTGGGTCATGTCCGGGCAGAAGTAGATGTGGGTCCGCTTGAACAGCGGCAGGTAGAGGCTGAGCACCCGCTCCGCGATGTGCGCGTAGGTGAGGTAGGAGATCTGGGTGCCGCCGAAGGGCAGCCGCACGATCCGGTCGGTGGTGGCGACCTCGTAGAGGACGTTGGCGTGGGTGAGCGGCACCCCCTTGGGGTGGCCGGTCGTGCCCGAGGTGTAGAGCACGGTGAGCACGTCATCGGGGGTCACCGCCCGCCACCTCGCCTCCACCGCGCCCGGGTCGGCGGCGAGCGCCTCGGCGCCCATGGCGAGGAACTCCCGCCAGCTCAGGAACCGGTCGTCGCCCGAGGGCGCGCCCTCGAGCATGATGATCTTCCGCAGCCTGGGGAGCTCGCCGAGCACGGGCTCCCAGCGGGCGAGGTCGGCGGGGCCGCCCAGGACCGCGACCACCGCGCCGACGTCCTTGGCGACGTAGGCGACCTGCTCGGGGGCGAAGGTGGCGTAGACCGTGCAGGGTAACGCCCGCGCGTGCACGGCCCCGAGGTCGGCGAGCACGTGCTCGGAGCGGTTCGGCATCATCAGCGCGATGGCGTCGCCCGGCTGCACGCCGAGCGCGGCGAACCCGGCCGCGATCTCGAGGACCCGCCGGCGGGCCTGCGCGAAGGTCAGCGTGGCCCATCCGTCCCCGGTCCGGTCGGAGTACGCGGGGTCATCGGGGTGCTCCTCGGCCACCTTCAGCAACTGGTCGCACACGGTCCTGCCGGCGATCTCACGCTCGATCTCCGCACGCTCGTCCAGAACACTGGCCATCGCGCCTCCCACGGTGCTGCTGCCGAAGTGACCTGGATCACACCACAGCATCACCCTCCCGACAAGCCCCAATGACCTTGCTGCGGAGTGATTTTCACTTAACGGGTTGAATCACTCATTTGGATCAGGCAGGGTGAAACGAGACAAAACGGATTAACGGAGAGTAAAGCCCGATGCAAACCGTCTCGCCGGCCCGCGATCGGGGCCCGGCCTTCTCCGGCCATCCACGCGGCCTCGCCACGCTCTGCGGCACCGAGATGTGGGAGCGCTTCAGCTACTACGGCATGCGCTCGATCCTGGTCCTCTTCCTCGTGGCGCCCCCGGTGGCCGGCGGAATGGGGCTCTCCGAGACGACCGCGGTCGGGGTGTACGGCGTCTACATCGCCTCGGTCTACCTGCTCGCGCTCGCCGGCGGCTGGATCGGGGACCGGCTGCTCGGCACCCGGCGGACGGTCCTGCTCGGCGCGTGCGTGATCATGTCCGGCCACCTCGCCATGGCGGTCCCCGTGGCCGGGCCGTTCACCTGGCTGGGGCTCGCCCTCATCGCCGTGGGAAGCGGGCTGCTCAAACCGAACATCGCCGCGCTCGTCGGCCACCTCTACCGGGACGAGGACGAGCCCCGGCGGGAGGCCGGGTACACGCTGTTCTTCCTCGGCATCAACGTCGGCGCCTTCCTCGGCATCATCGTCGTGCCCTGGCTCCAGCGCGGGGACCGGTGGCACCTGGCGTTCGGCGCCGCCGCGGCGGGCATGGCGATCGGGCTCGCCCAGTACGTGCTCGGCGGCCGGCGCCTCGCCGGCGCGGGCGAGCGCCCCGGGCACCGGCTCACCCCTGCGGAGCGGCGCCGCTTCACGGCCGTGGCGCTCACCGGGACGGCCGTCACCGCCGCGGCCCTCGGCCTGTGGGCGCTGAGCGGGACGTTCACCATCGAGCGGTTCACGCTCGCGCTCGCCGTGGTGACCGCGCTCGTGCCGCTCGCCTACTTCGCCTTCCTGCTCTTCGGCTCCCATGAGATCACCCCGCCGGAGCGCACCGGGCTGTACGCGTACCTCTGGCTCTTCCTCGCCGCCGCGGTCTTCTGGATGATCTACGACCAGGCCGGCAGCGCCCTGCTGCTCTTCGCCAAGGAGCACACCCGGCTGCACATCCTCGGGTTCGACGTGCCGCCGAGCTGGGTGGCGAACGTCAACTCGCTCACGATCATCCTGCTCGCGCCGGCGTTCGCGCGGTTCTTCGTCGCCGCGGGGGACCGGATCGGCATCCCGGCGAAGTTCGCGGCCGCGCTCCTGCTCATCGGGCTGAGCTTCGTGGTGATGGCGGTCGCCGCCGGGTTCGCCGCCGGCGGGACGAAGGTCTCGGTCGCCTGGCTGCTCACGGTGTACTTCATCCAGACCATCGGCGAGATCTTCCTCACTCCGGTCGGGCTCTCCGTGACCCGGCGGCTCGCCCCCGCCGCGTTCCAGAACCAGATGATGGGCGTGTGGTACCTGGCGATCGCGCTCGGCGACGCGGCCGGCGGCCAGGTCTACCGGCTCACCACCGTGGTGCCCATGCCCGTCTACTACCTGGTGCTCGCCCTCGCCGCGATCGCGGCCGGCCTGCTCATCGCGCTCGGCTCGGGCCGGCTCCGGGCGCTCATGGGCGACCCGGCCGGAACGGAGCCCGCCCGCGCGGGGTGACCTGCGGCGCCACCGCCAGGGCTCCGGGCTAGCGTGTCCCCATGCGGATCGAGGACTACGCCCTCATCGGGGACATGCAGTCGGCCGCGCTGGTCGGGCGGGACGGCTCGATCGACTGGCTCTGCCTGCCCCGGTTCGACTCCCCTGCGTGCTTCGCCCGGCTGCTCGGCACCGGGGACCACGGCTTCTGGCGGCTCGCCCCGGCCGGGATGGAGCGGGCGTCGCGGCGCTCCTACATCCCGGACACGCTGATCCTCGAGACGGTGTGGGAGACCGCCGGCGGCACGGTCAAGGTGATCGACTTCATGCCGCCCCGGCATGAGAACCCGGACCTGGTGCGGATCGTCGAGGGCGTCTCCGGCACGGTGGAGATGACCACGGAGATCTGCATCCGCTTCGACTACGGCCGGATCGTGCCGTGGGTCCGCCGCCGCGACGGGCTGCTCCACGCCATCGGCGGCCCGGATTCGGTCTGGATCCACTCCCCGGTGCCCCTGGAGGGCGGCGGGTACCGGCACTCCGCCGCGTTCCGGGTCTCCGCCGGAGACCGGCTGCCGTTCATCTTCACCTGGCACCCCTCCTACCAGCCGCCGCCCGAGGCGATCGACCCCATCGCGCAGCTCGCCGCGACCCGGGAGCTGTGGGAGGAGTGGGTCTCCCGGTGCACGTACCACGGCCCGTGGCGGGACGCGGTGGTCCGCTCGCTGATCACGCTGAAGGCGCTGACGTACCGCCCCACCGGCGGGATCGTCGCCGCGCCCACCACCTCCCTGCCCGAGCACCTCGGCGGGGTGCGGAACTGGGACTACCGGTACTGCTGGCTGCGGGACGCCGCGATGACCCTCGAGGCGCTCACCAGCACCGGGTACCTGGAGGAGGCGGCCGCCTGGCGCGACTGGCTGATCCGGGCCGTGGCCGGCCGCCCCGAGGACCACCAGGTCGTGTACGGCGTGGCGGGCGAACGGCGGCTGCCCGAGCTGATCCTCGACTGGCTCCCCGGGTACGAGAACTCCCGCCCGGTGCGGATCGGCAACGGCGCGGCCGGGCAGGTCCAGCTCGACGTCTACGGGCAGATGCTCAACGCGCTCTTCGAGGCGCGCCGGCGCGGCCTCCCCCCGGACGACCACGTCTGGGCGATGATGCGGGCGGTGCTGGGGTTCCTCGAGGTCAACTGGGCGCAGCCCGACGAGGGCCTGTGGGAGGTCCGCGGCCCGCGGCGGCACTTCGTCCACTCGAAGGTCATGGCGTGGGTGGCGTTCGACCGCGCGGTCCGGGCGGTGCGGCTCGGGTGGCGCGAGGGCCCGGCCGACCGCTGGCAGGAGCTGCGCGACCGCATCCACGCCGAGGTCTGCGCCAAGGGCTACGACCCGGAGCGGGCCACGTTCACCCAGTCGTACGGCTCCCGCGAGCTCGACGCGGCGCTGCTGCTCATCCCGATCGTGGGGTTCCTCCCGCCCGAGGATCCGCGGGTGGCGTCGACGATCGCCGCGATCGAGCGGGAGCTGATGACCGACGGGCTGGTGCTCCGCTACCCCATCGCCGAGGAGAACCCGATCGACGGCCTGCCCGGGACCGAGGGCGCGTTCCTCGCGTGCAGCTTCTGGCTCGCCCAGGCCCGGGCGATGACCGGCCGGGTGGCCGAGGCGGTGGAGCTGTTCGAGCTGCTGCTCTCGCTCCGCAACGACGTGGGCCTGCTCGCCGAGGAGTACGACCCGCGGCTCGGCCGGCAGCTCGGCAACTTCCCGCAGGCCTTCAGCCACATCCACCTGGTGCGGACCGCCCTCGCCCTCGACCGGGCCGTGCGCGCCGCCGGGGCCGCCGCCCGGACGGCCCGGTGACCGGGACGGGCGGCCCGGCGATGCCCGGACGCGTGCGGGCCTCCGGGAGCGCCGGCCGCGGCGTGCGCCGGACCGGGCCGGCCGTGCCGAGCGGGCGGCGCCGGGCACCCGGCGGGGCCGCGGTGACGGCCACCGCGGAGGGCCGGTTCGCCCGGGCCGCGCGGCCGTGGGCGAGGGGTCACCCGGGTGTGCCGGCCGGCCCGGCCGCGCTGGTGAGCGTCCGCGACGCCGTGTCGAGCACGGCGGGCGCCTCGAGCCAGACCGGGAACTGCGGGGCGCCGTGGCCCACGGGCAGGCCGGCGAGGACCGGCACGCCCAGCGGGGCCAGCCGTTCGGCGAGCACCTCCAGCGCGTCCCCGCAGCCGACCCACGACCCGAGCGCGAACCCCAGCGCGCCGTCGAGGCAGCCCGCCTGCAGCAGCTGGGTGAGCATCCGGTCGATCCGGTACGGCTGCTCGCCCACGTCCTCCAGGAGCACGATCCGCCCGCGGGCGCGCAGCGCGTACGGTGTCCCGCACAGGGCGGCGAGGAGGGTGAGGTTGCCGCCGGTGAGCGGGCCCTCGGCCCGGCCCGGCACGACCACCGTGGTCCCCTCGATCCGCACCGGTTCCCCGGACAGGGCCTGCCGCAACCGGTCGAGGGTGGGCCGGTCCGGGCCGTCGGCGCCCCCGAGCACCCGGGTCGCCGGCATCGGGCCGAAGAGCGTGGCCACCCTGAGCCGGTCGGCGAACGCGCGGTGGAGCGCGGTGATGTCGCTGGAGCCGATCAGGATCTTCGGGCCGGCCGCCCGCATCGCCGCCCAGTCGAGCAGGCCGAGCAGCCGGGTGGCGCCGTACCCGCCCCGGGCGCAGACCACCGCGGCCACGCCCGGGTCGCACCAGGCGGCGGCCAGGTCGGCGGCCCGGTCGCCGTCGGCCCCGGCGAGGAAACCGTTCCGGTCGAGCACGTGGGCGCCGGTCACCACCTCCAGCCCGAGAGCGGCGAGGACCGCGCGGCCCCGGTCGAGCGCGTCCGGGTCGACCGGCCCCGAGGGCGCGACCAGGGCGACCCGGTCCCCCGGGCGGAGCGGGCGCGGGAGCCGTGCCGGTGGCGTCACCGGCGCGCCGGAGGCGGCTCCGGCTCGGCTGCGTTCGTGCATCCCCAAAGGGTGTCAGACTTGACCGTACCTATGCGACCTCCGACGCACATTCTCGTGGTCAACGGAGTCAAGGTCCGGCGGCCGGTGTTCGTGATCTCCGCTCCGCACTCCGGCGCGGACCTCGTGGCGCGTGCCATCAAGCGGACTCCGGGTTTCCATATCACCATGGGCCGTGCGGCCGTCACCCGGGTCGTGTACGCGTTCGCGCGGCGGCCGTCGATCGCCGGCAGCGGGGGCGCGCCGGCCGTGCTGCGCGACGCGTTCGCCGAGGCCTGGCAGGTGCGGCCGGGCGCCTGCGCCGAGTGCCCGCCGGCCTGCCGGGAGGCGGGAGGGATCATCGGCTCCGGGCCGTGCGTCAACGCGGCCTCGCTCACCAGGTTCGGGGACGCCACCCCGGACCTGATCTACAGCGCGCAGGTGCTGCTGAAGGCGTTCCCCGACGCCCGGCTCATCCAGGTCATCCGGGACGGCCGGGACGTCGCCGCCGACATGCTCGCCGACCCGGCCTGCCTCGCCTGGTTCAAGCCGCACATGCTGAGCGAGGACGCCGAGTTCCCCAACCCGTTCCTCGGCCTCCGCTCGGCCGAGCACCGGGACCGCTGGGCGAGGATGCCGTCCGCGGGGAAGGCCGCGCTCCGCTGGCGGGGGGCGGTGCGGCTCAGCGCCACCTTGCGCCGGGAGCTGCCCCCGGACCGGCTGCTCACGCTCCGCTACGAGGACATGATCGCCGCACCGGACACGGCCGTCGACGCGATCTCCCGGTTCCTGGAGGCCGAGGTCTCGGCGATCGCCCTCTACGGCGCGCCGGCGCCGCGGCCGGGGAGCTGGCGGTCGCGGCTCTCCGCCGCGGACGCCGGGCTGGTGGAGAAGGTGGCACGCGAGGAGCTCACCCGGCTGGGCTATCTGTGACCGCGGCCCGGGCCGGGGCGTCGGCGAACTGGGTCCGGTACAGCTCGGCGTAGAGGCCACCGCGGGCGAGCAGCTCCTCGTGCCGGCCCTGTTCGGCGATCCGGCCGCCGTCGATCACCAGGATGGTGTCGGCCTCCCGGATCGTGGAGAGCCGATGGGCGATCACCAGCGAGGTCCGGCCGCGCAGCGCGCTCTTCAGCGCCTTCTGCACCGCGGCCTCGGACTCGGAGTCGAGGTGGGCGGTGGCCTCGTCGAGCACCACGACCCGCGGGGCCTTGAGCAGGAGGCGGGCGAGCGCGATGCGCTGCTTCTCCCCGCCGGAGAGCCGGTAGCCACGGTCCCCCACGACGGTGTCGAGCCCGTCGGGCAGGCTCTCCACCAGGTCGGCGATCTGGGCGGCGCGCAGCGCCTCCCACAGCTCCTCGTCGGTCGCGTCCGGCCGGGCGTACCGGAGGTTGGCGCGGATGGTGTCGTGGAACAGGTGCGGGTCCTGCGGGACCACGCCGACCGTCTCCCGGATGCTCTCCAGGGTGGCGTCCCGGACGTCGAGCCCGTTGAGGCGCACCGCACCGCCGGTGACGTCGAAGAGCCGGGAGACCAGGGCCGTGATGGTGGTCTTGCCCGCCCCCGAGTACCCGACGAGCGCGACCAGCTCGCCGGGGCGGGCGGTGAACGACACGCCCTTGAGCACCTCCTGGGACGGCCGTCCGGCGTCCGGCCGGGCGACCGCCTCCAGGGAGGCGAGCGAGACCTCCTCGGCGCTCGGGTAGCGGAACCGCACGTCCTCGAACTCGATCGTGACCGGCCCCGGGGGGATGGGCCGCGCACCGGGCCGCTCGGCGACCATCGGCTTGAGGTCGAGCACCTCGAACACCCGGTCGAAGCTGACCAGCGCGGTCATCACGTCCACGTGCACGTTGGAGAGACTGGTCAGCGGGCCGTACAGGCGCATGAGCAGCGTGGAGAGGGCGACCAGCGTCCCCAGCTCGAAGGCGCCGCTCACCGCGAGCGCCCCGCCGAAGCCGTAGACGAGGGCCGTCGCGAGCGCGGCGACCAGGCCGAGCGCGATCCGGAACAGCGCGCCGTACATGGCCACGGTCACGCCGACGTCGCGGACCCGGCCGGCCCGCTCGCTGAAGTGGGCCGCCTCCTCCTCGGGCCTGCCGTACAGCTTCGCGAGCATCGCCCCGGCGACGTTGAACCGCTCGGTCATCACCGAGCTCATCTCCGCGTCGAGCTGCATCTGCTCGCGGGTGAGCTGGGACATCCGGCGGCCGATCCACTTCGCCGGCACGATGAAGATCGGCAGCAGCACGAGCGCGACCAGGGTGATCTGCCAGGACAGCACGATCATGGCGCCGAGCACCATGACCAGGCTCACCACGTTGGAGACCACCGAGGAGAGCGTGGTGGTGAGCGCGCGCTGCGCGCCGATCACGTCGGTGTTGAGCCGGGAGACCAGGGCGCCGGTCTGCGCCCGCATGAAGAACGCGACCGGCATCCGCTGCACGTGGTCGAAGACCTCGGTGCGCAGGTTGTAGATCAGGCCCTCGCCGATGCGCGCGGAGAACCACCGCTGCGCCAGGCTGAGCCCGGCGTCGAGCACGGCGAGCGCGGCGATCGCCACGGAGAGCCAGACCACCACGGTGAGCCGCTTGGGGACGATCCCGTCGTCGATGATCGCCTTCATCAGGAGCGGGTTGGCGATCGCGGTCACCGCGCTCACCACGACGAGCAGGAGGAAGGCGGCGATCTGCCAGCGGAACGGCCAGGCGCAGGCGCCGATGCGGCGGATCGTGCCCGGGGCGATCCGCTCCTGCATGACGGAGCGGTCGCGCCGCAGCGACCGCATCACCTCGTAGCCGTAGTGGCCGCCCATCATCGCCATGACCGCACTCCCCCGCTGAGTGCAGCAATCAGAGCACGGCGCTCAATTCCCCGCGCCCGCGGATCCCCGCGGCGCCGGGGCGGAGAAGAGCGTCCGCAGCCTGATCATCTGCTCGCTCCGCTCGGCGGCCGCCTGCTCTTCGAGGGTCCGCTGCCGCGCCCCCAGGAGCAGCCGCTTCGTCGCCGCGGCCGCGTGCCGGTCGATGGCGAGCAGCGACGTCACCAGTTCGTGCACCGCGCGGTCGAGGTCGCCGGCCGGCACCACCCGCTCGGCCAGCCCGTAGCGCGCCGCCTCCGCCGCGTCCACGGTCCGCGCGGTGAGGCACATCTCGATCGCCCGGGGCAGCCCCACCAGCTCGACCAGCGGCTTGGTCCCGGTCAGATCGGGCACCAGCCCGAGCGCGGGCTCCTTCATGCAGAACTTCGCGTCCTCGGCCACGATGCGCAGGTCGCAGGCGAGCGCGAGCTGGAAGCCCGCGCCGATCGCGTGCCCCTGCACCACCGCGATCGACACGATCTCCGGCCGGCGCAGCCACAGGAAACCGCGCTGGGACTCGGCGATCAGCCGTTCGAGCGCCGCATCGTCCAGTGCGGCGATCTCCGAGAACGATCTCTGCCCTGGTGCGCCCGTCAGCAGGCTCAGGTCGAGCCCCGCTGAGAAGGACGGCCCCTCGCCTCGGACCACGACGATCCGCACCTGCTCCGGCAGGTTCTCCCCGAACCGGGCCAGCGCCGACCACATCGCGGGCGTCTGGGCGTTCCGCTTCTCGGGCCGGCACAGGGTGACCGTCGCGATCTCGCCGTCCACCTCAAAGCGCACCCCGACCTCGGCCGGGGCACCAGCCGAGATCGTCTCGTCAGCCGGGGAAGCGCTCGCCTCAGCGGGTCGCTCCCCACTCCCCCCAATCTGCGCGTCCGCCATCGCCGCTCCTGCATCCGGTCGAAGGCCGTCGCCCGCCCGGTCCGGATCCGCTCCGGTGCACCGGCCGCGCCAGGCGATCAACCACGGTCGCGCCCGAGCTTACCGGCCCGTCGGCGGCGGCCCGGACCCGACTCCCCCGTCCGCTGGGAGGGCGGCCGCGGTCGCGCGTGCTGAGGTGTGCGCTGCGCTGCTTCAGCGCTGCTGCTGCTGCTTCGACTTGCCGCGGGTGGCCCCGCCGCGTCCCCGGAGCGTCACGCCGGACTCGCTGAGGATGCGGTGGATGAAGCCGTACGAGCGGCCGGTCGAAGCCGCGAGAGCACGGATGCTCTCGCCCGCCGTATAGCGCTTCTTCAGATCGCTGGCGAGTTTCTCCCGTTCGGCCCCGGTCACCCGGGTGCCCTTCTTGAGGGTCTCGGCCACGAGTACCTCCTGTAGTGCCAGACTTCCGCAGCGTTACTTACGCCATGATCAGTCATTTCCGCTGGATCGGCTACCTCCTCGGCCGGAAAGGATCGTCAGCTGCTCGAAATAAGATCATGCGAGCGCCACCAGATCGGAAAATTCGTCATTCCATACATCTTCGACGCCGTCTGGCAACAAAATCACCCTATCCGGCCTGAGCGCCTCGACGGCACCCTCATCGTGTGTGACTAGGACAATCGCCCCGGTGTATCGCCGGAGTGCAGCCAGGATCTGCTCACGCGAGGCCGGGTCGAGGTTGTTCGTCGGCTCGTCCAGCAGGAGGACGTTGGCGCTGGAGAGGACCAGCATGGCGAGCGCCAGCCGGGCCTTCTCCCCGCCGGAGAGCACCCCGGCGGGTTTGTCCACGTCATCCCCGCTGAACAGGAAGGAGCCGAGCACGGTCCGCAGCTCCCCGTCGGCCAGGGCCGGCCCGGCCGCGCGCATGTGCTCGAGCACGGTGCGCTCCGGATCGAGCGTCTCGTGCTCCTGCGCGTAGTAGCCGAGCTTGAGGCCGTGGCCGCGGATCACCTCCCCCGCGTCCGGGCGCTCCAGGCCGGCGAGCAGCCGGAGCAGGGTGGTCTTCCCCGCGCCGTTGAGGCCGAGGACCACGATCCGGGAGCCGCGGTCCACGGCGAGGTCGACGCCGGTGAAGACCTCGAGCGATCCGTACGACTTGGACAGGCCGCGGGCCGCCAGCGGGACCTTGCCACAGGGCGCGGGATCG of Thermobispora bispora DSM 43833 contains these proteins:
- a CDS encoding ABC transporter ATP-binding protein; this translates as MAMMGGHYGYEVMRSLRRDRSVMQERIAPGTIRRIGACAWPFRWQIAAFLLLVVVSAVTAIANPLLMKAIIDDGIVPKRLTVVVWLSVAIAALAVLDAGLSLAQRWFSARIGEGLIYNLRTEVFDHVQRMPVAFFMRAQTGALVSRLNTDVIGAQRALTTTLSSVVSNVVSLVMVLGAMIVLSWQITLVALVLLPIFIVPAKWIGRRMSQLTREQMQLDAEMSSVMTERFNVAGAMLAKLYGRPEEEAAHFSERAGRVRDVGVTVAMYGALFRIALGLVAALATALVYGFGGALAVSGAFELGTLVALSTLLMRLYGPLTSLSNVHVDVMTALVSFDRVFEVLDLKPMVAERPGARPIPPGPVTIEFEDVRFRYPSAEEVSLASLEAVARPDAGRPSQEVLKGVSFTARPGELVALVGYSGAGKTTITALVSRLFDVTGGAVRLNGLDVRDATLESIRETVGVVPQDPHLFHDTIRANLRYARPDATDEELWEALRAAQIADLVESLPDGLDTVVGDRGYRLSGGEKQRIALARLLLKAPRVVVLDEATAHLDSESEAAVQKALKSALRGRTSLVIAHRLSTIREADTILVIDGGRIAEQGRHEELLARGGLYAELYRTQFADAPARAAVTDSPAG
- a CDS encoding enoyl-CoA hydratase/isomerase family protein gives rise to the protein MADAQIGGSGERPAEASASPADETISAGAPAEVGVRFEVDGEIATVTLCRPEKRNAQTPAMWSALARFGENLPEQVRIVVVRGEGPSFSAGLDLSLLTGAPGQRSFSEIAALDDAALERLIAESQRGFLWLRRPEIVSIAVVQGHAIGAGFQLALACDLRIVAEDAKFCMKEPALGLVPDLTGTKPLVELVGLPRAIEMCLTARTVDAAEAARYGLAERVVPAGDLDRAVHELVTSLLAIDRHAAAATKRLLLGARQRTLEEQAAAERSEQMIRLRTLFSAPAPRGSAGAGN
- a CDS encoding helix-turn-helix domain-containing protein is translated as MAETLKKGTRVTGAEREKLASDLKKRYTAGESIRALAASTGRSYGFIHRILSESGVTLRGRGGATRGKSKQQQQR